Genomic segment of Phalacrocorax aristotelis chromosome 16, bGulAri2.1, whole genome shotgun sequence:
TCCGCCGCCCTCACCCGGCAGCGGCCGACATGGAGGCGGTGCCGCTCTTCGCCTTCGGTGTCATCGCCGATATACAGTACGCGGACGCGGATGACGGCTACGACTTCGGCGGGTTTCGGCGGCGGTACTACCGGCAGAGCCTTGACCTGCTGCGGGGCGCTGTGGAAGCGTGGGCCACCGAGAGGCCGCCGCTCGCCTTCGTGCTGCAGCTGGGTGACAGCATCGATGGCCTCAACGCCCGCAGCGGCGAGGCCGAGGGTGCCTTGGGGcaggtgctggcagtgctggggcgGCTGTCGGTGCCGGTGCATCACACCTGGGGCAACCATGAGTTCTACAACTTCAGCCGAGCCCGCCTGGCGCACACCGGCCTCAACAGCCGCCCCGCAGGGGCCGCGGCCGGCCTGCCAGCCGAGGACTGCCAGGCCTATCACTTCAGCCCAGCCACACGGTTCCGCGTTGTCGTGCTCGACGCCTACGACCTGAGCATCCTGGGCAGGGAGCCGGACAGCCCCCGCTACCACCagtccctgcagctgctgcggGAGAAGAACCCCAACGACAACCTCAACAGCCCTGCAGGTACCGCCCGGCTCGGCCCTGCGGCAGGGAGCACAGTGGCTGAATCTCTGCTCCCCACAGCGATAAGGCAGCTCCCGGGGCTGACAGCTGGTTGCCAGGGCGCTGAGGCAGGTGCCCCATTTCTGCccacctcctccacctcccTGCTGTCGGCTGAGAGCCAGTTGGTGACTCTGTAGGCAGACACAGGAGATGCTCACCCATACCTGTCCTG
This window contains:
- the ADPRM gene encoding manganese-dependent ADP-ribose/CDP-alcohol diphosphatase isoform X2 — protein: MEAVPLFAFGVIADIQYADADDGYDFGGFRRRYYRQSLDLLRGAVEAWATERPPLAFVLQLGDSIDGLNARSGEAEGALGQVLAVLGRLSVPVHHTWGNHEFYNFSRARLAHTGLNSRPAGAAAGLPAEDCQAYHFSPATRFRVVVLDAYDLSILGREPDSPRYHQSLQLLREKNPNDNLNSPAGLEEPRYVEFNGGFSQAQLDWFNEVLKLSDENQEKVVVMGHLPIHPDASNRVCLAWNYEDALSVIHSHRCVVCFLAGHLHDGGYCLDSHGVHHLTLEGVIETPPESNAFGTIYVYEDKMILKGRGRISDRIMHF
- the ADPRM gene encoding manganese-dependent ADP-ribose/CDP-alcohol diphosphatase isoform X1; this encodes MEAVPLFAFGVIADIQYADADDGYDFGGFRRRYYRQSLDLLRGAVEAWATERPPLAFVLQLGDSIDGLNARSGEAEGALGQVLAVLGRLSVPVHHTWGNHEFYNFSRARLAHTGLNSRPAGAAAGLPAEDCQAYHFSPATRFRVVVLDAYDLSILGREPDSPRYHQSLQLLREKNPNDNLNSPAGHLPIHPDASNRVCLAWNYEDALSVIHSHRCVVCFLAGHLHDGGYCLDSHGVHHLTLEGVIETPPESNAFGTIYVYEDKMILKGRGRISDRIMHF